From the genome of Lentilactobacillus buchneri, one region includes:
- a CDS encoding YozE family protein, producing the protein MDFYNWLMRFKDVSLPVGDVAREIRSDRSFPKGNLDWKHLKEYLKSIGFSDSKLEIVKNVFNYYLAEKSR; encoded by the coding sequence TTAATGCGCTTTAAAGACGTTAGCTTACCAGTTGGTGATGTAGCAAGAGAAATAAGATCTGATAGATCGTTTCCTAAGGGAAATTTAGATTGGAAACATTTAAAAGAATATCTTAAGTCAATTGGTTTTTCAGATTCCAAATTAGAAATTGTTAAAAACGTCTTCAACTATTATTTAGCGGAGAAAAGTCGCTAA
- a CDS encoding DUF771 domain-containing protein: protein MSQVISAKVSIQIPDNFELINKEDYQKLKRESTFGRTWNLNDLRKWCGNKSPQWLRENFLENPKYSREMQALMDDRYLVHRGSKGSPWLFKATKMQQFLEDHWSEFNW, encoded by the coding sequence ATGTCTCAAGTCATTAGTGCTAAAGTATCAATTCAAATTCCTGATAATTTTGAATTGATAAATAAGGAAGATTACCAAAAGTTAAAACGGGAATCAACCTTTGGACGGACTTGGAATTTAAACGATCTTCGTAAATGGTGTGGGAACAAATCACCACAATGGTTAAGAGAAAATTTCTTGGAGAATCCAAAATATTCACGGGAAATGCAAGCCTTAATGGATGATAGGTATTTAGTTCATCGTGGCAGTAAAGGTAGTCCCTGGTTGTTTAAAGCTACCAAAATGCAGCAGTTCCTGGAGGATCATTGGAGTGAATTCAATTGGTAA